From the genome of Candidatus Obscuribacterales bacterium:
CCGAACGTAAACTCAAGTTTGAGCCCTTAGTCCCCGGCTTCCTCCACGTCAGCCCACCCTACTTCTATCGCCATGGAGAAGGGCGATCGCTTGAGGATTACACCCATAGCCTGATCCAAGAGCTGAGCTATACGCTGCAGTATGAGGGCGCAGATAGTATCGCCGCGATTATTGTTGAGCCCATTATTTCCGGCGGTGGGGTGATTGTGCCGCCAGCCGATTACTTGCGTCGGGTGCGCCAGTTGTGTGACCAGTACGGTATTTTGCTGATCTACGATGAGGTGGTTAACGGCTTTGGACGCACCGGCAAAATGTTTGGCTATCAGCATTGGGGTGTCGAGCCTGACATCATTAACTTTGCCAAAGGCATTACCAGCGGCTACATGCCCCTAGCCGCCACCGTCGTCAAGCAGCATATTTTTGAAGCCTTTTTGGATGCCCCTGGTACCGACTCCCATTTTCGTCATATCAGCACCTATGGTGGCAGTCCAGTCTGTGCAGCGGTGGCCAATCGCAATATTGAAATCATTGAGCGGGAGGGTCTAGCCGATCGGGCTGCTGAGGTTGGCGACTACCTACAGTCTCGCCTGAAAGAATCGCTGAATTACCCGATTGTGGGAGAGGTGCGCGGTCAGGGATTACTCATTGGCATTGAGCTGGTTGCCGATCCAGACACGAAAGAACCCTTAGAGAGCGATCGCATGGCGGCAATTCTGCGCTATTGCCTAGAGCATCACGTAATTATTGGGCGCAATACGAATACGATTCCTGGGTTTACCAACGTGTTAATTTTGGCTCCCCCCTTGGTTCTCAGCAAGGATGAGGCTGATGAACTGGTCTGCGTGCTATCGGAAGCGATCGCCCTAGTCTCTAGTTCATAGATGCTGGTCTGTGGGTTATCGGGAGAGCGCACATCGCAGCACTCACTTGGGGAAAGCGCCAACTCAGTTGGGACAACGGCAATCGATCAACCCAGAAGTTCAATCGAAGGCGATCGCCCAAGATTTTGAGAAGAAAGGGCAGCCGTGGAGGATCCCATACAGCCTGCTTTGCCCGAAATGGGAAGCACTAAAAAAGGGCGAAGAGATGAACCTCCTCGCCCTTTTTGATTCTGAGAGCTACATGGTGAAGATGTGCTCTAGCGCTTGAGACGTCAGCTATTAACCA
Proteins encoded in this window:
- a CDS encoding aminotransferase, with product MVASADKSVDLAKLDVESLWHPLAQHQQFPQTPPKCIKKGIGSRITDTTGQEYLDGIAGLWCVNVGYGRQELAQVAYDQMLDLAYYPLTMSHEPGIMLAHKLLDLLGYEGKVFFATSGSEANETAFKIARQYHAQTAKPGAGPRYKIISRYRGYHGHTMGALSATAQAERKLKFEPLVPGFLHVSPPYFYRHGEGRSLEDYTHSLIQELSYTLQYEGADSIAAIIVEPIISGGGVIVPPADYLRRVRQLCDQYGILLIYDEVVNGFGRTGKMFGYQHWGVEPDIINFAKGITSGYMPLAATVVKQHIFEAFLDAPGTDSHFRHISTYGGSPVCAAVANRNIEIIEREGLADRAAEVGDYLQSRLKESLNYPIVGEVRGQGLLIGIELVADPDTKEPLESDRMAAILRYCLEHHVIIGRNTNTIPGFTNVLILAPPLVLSKDEADELVCVLSEAIALVSSS